In Litorilinea aerophila, the sequence GGAACTGGATCTGGCCACGGCGCTACGGCGCTGGCATCATCTCTACCCGGACGGCTACATGCTCCTGGAGCACCTGCCCGACGACCAATACCCCCTGGCCAGCCGCAACGTCCACCGCATCGCGGCCGAGGCCGGGGTGCCCATCACTTGAGCAAAATGGGGCCGTGGGGCAAATGGCCCGCGACCCTCGTCGGTTCAACGGGTGAAGACATTGCGCCGCACATACTCGGCGTCGTCCGAGGCCAGGTAGGCCAGCAGTCGGGCCACGCCCGCGGGGTCACCCAGGCGGGAGTTGGCGACCATCTCGTCGTAGGAGCGCCCCTCCCGCGCTGCCTGGCTCTGGATGACGCCTAGCTTCATTTCCGTCTCGATGCCGCCGGGACAGACCACATTGACCCGGATGCCCCGGGGCGCCAGGTGGCGTTCCAGGGTCATGCCCATGCCGTTGACCGCGCCTTTGCTCGCGCCGTAGGCGATGGACGAACTGCCGCCGATGACCCCTGCGCCCGAGCCGATGAGGATCATCACGCCTTTGGGCGCCTCGGCCAGGAGAGGGGTGGCGTAGCGGGCACAGAGGAAGACCCCCCGCACGTTGACCGCCATGACGAAGTCGAAGATTTCCACCGGGAATTCGTCCGGCTGGAGAAATGCGCCCTGGAGCACCCCTGCCGCGCAGATCAGCACGTCCAACCGGCCGTAGTCCCTGCGCACCTGTTCAAAGAGCTCGCGCACGGCTTCATCCTGGCGCACATCCACCGGGTAAAAGGTCGCACGATGGCCGGCGGCCCGCAGGGCAGCGGCTTCAGCTTCGCCCTTTTCGGCCTTGACATCCGCCAGGATGATCGCCGCGCCCCGCTGGGCGCAGAGGCGGGCCGTCGCAGCGCCGATGCCCTGGGCCGCACCGGTGATCAAGATCACCTTGTCGCGGAGATTCCCACTGCCTTCATCCATGGTTGCCTTGTTCCTCCTTCGTCGAGTCGATTTTCAGATGCCGCTCTTGCCGGGCATGGAGCTACCCCCGGCTCATCACGGGCGCGGTGGCACAACGTGCGTAGAGATCGGCGAAGTCGGCCGAGCCGTCGTCCTCGCGCATCTCCAGGCGGATCCCTGGAACGAAGCCGGGTAGATCGCCGAAGTAGAAAGCTTCGTGGCGCTGGGTCTCGCTGCCGAAGTGCCAGCGGGTGCCGTCGGGGTAGATCACCACGGCGATGCGGCGGGGCTCGGCCATGGGCGCCCCGGCCTGGAGCCGCGCCACGGCGGTCTCGTCCACCGCCACCCCCAGGCCGGGGCCGTCGGGCACGGCCACCCAGCCGCCGGTTGGCCTGGGCGGTGTGGCCACATCCTCCGCCCAGATCTCGTGCGCAGCCAGGTGAGAGAGGGTCCCCTGCCGGCACGTGGAAGCCAGGTGCATGACCCACGCCGCACGCAGGCCGCCGCCCACCGTCTGGATCCAGAAGGGGATGCGGGCTTCCGCGGCCA encodes:
- a CDS encoding SDR family NAD(P)-dependent oxidoreductase — translated: MDEGSGNLRDKVILITGAAQGIGAATARLCAQRGAAIILADVKAEKGEAEAAALRAAGHRATFYPVDVRQDEAVRELFEQVRRDYGRLDVLICAAGVLQGAFLQPDEFPVEIFDFVMAVNVRGVFLCARYATPLLAEAPKGVMILIGSGAGVIGGSSSIAYGASKGAVNGMGMTLERHLAPRGIRVNVVCPGGIETEMKLGVIQSQAAREGRSYDEMVANSRLGDPAGVARLLAYLASDDAEYVRRNVFTR